DNA from Tachysurus fulvidraco isolate hzauxx_2018 chromosome 16, HZAU_PFXX_2.0, whole genome shotgun sequence:
TCTTTCAAAGCCACAACGAGTTGCTGAACGTCTGGTCACACCTTCTAGCTGTTCCTGTGGTCTTACTGCGCTTTTGGCTCTTTGCTGCCACGGGAAGCCTGACTCTAGACGCTTCATCGCTGCCCCTCTGCCTCTACATCCTTTCGTCTCTGACCTACCTAACCTGTAGCACAGTAGCCCACTTACTTCAGTCTCACTCAGAGCTTTCACACTACTCTCTCTTCTTTCTGGATTATGTCGGCGTGGCTGTGTATCAGTACGGATCAGCGCTGGCTCATTATTTCTACTGCTCTGAGGAGGAGTGGAGGCAGAGCCTGGTGGGAGCATTGTTCCTGCCTGGGGCTGCTTTACTGGGCTGGGTGTCATGTGCCAGCTGCTGCTTCGCCAAGTTGCGCTATCGTCGTCCGTACCCTCTGCACAGGAAGATCTTCCAGATTGTACCCACTGGCATGGCGTACATTTTGGACATCAGCCCTGTGGCACTGCGGCTAGCTTCAAGACACTGCCGTGAGCCTGTGCTGGTGTTGCATGCCCTGCAAGTGGCCTTCTTCCTGTTGGCTGCCTTCTTCTTCTCGTGCCCTGTGCCTGAGCGCTTTTTTCCAGGGAAGTGTGATATTGTAGGTCAGGGGCACCAGATCTTTCATATCTTCCTGGTCATGTGCACCATGTGCCAGATGGAGGCAGTTTTTAAGGACTTCTCGGTGCAGAAGTCCTCGATAGTGAAGGTGCACGGAGAGTTCAGCATCTGGCTGGCCGCAGGCTTTTTCTTTATCCTGGTGTTGTGCAGTATGCTGACGGCAGCTCGAATGAGGCAGAGTGTCCAAAGGCACCtgcaaaaagaaagaatgaagagCGAATGAAACTCAATTTGAAGGGGTTACCTCCACAGGCTTCCAAACTGTGCTGTTCTCTAAACACACAGCAGATTCAGTGTACAAATCTGACACGAGAGAACATTTATAATGTGATACGCTTTTTATCATAGGCAAAAATTTATTTCCGAGAACATAAAGTCTATTTTTGAGTGTTTTATTGTATTGGAAAAGTGTGAAATTTAGGCACACCATGAGTAAGAATATGCCATGTGATAATCTGTAATAGAGAACAGATCACTATCAGGCCATTCATGGCTCTTTGTTGGGTATTAGAAGGTGCTACTGTACCTGGTTTGAGAATGAATGGAGCCATAGAACTCGTGTTTTTAATGCAACCATGTGACACATCACCACATTTAACTGTGCAAGTACTTGATCATTACAAAACTCAGACTGAATAAGTTCTACATTTACATGACCAAATGTATGCGAACACCTGACGATCACACCcttatgtggttcttccccaaactgttgccacaaagctGGAAGCACgaagttgtataaaatgtctttGGCTGTAGCACCAAACCACTTACATGCAAGCTCCACCAAGACAAGATGTATTAAgggtgtcctgcacagagcccggACTCTTTGGGATGAATCGGAAGACCGACTGTACCCAAGACCTCCTCACTCAACATCAGtacctgatctcactaatgctcttgtagctgaatggtCACTAATCCCCACTCATATACGAGTGTGATGGTCAAGGATGCACATGTTATGTGGACTCACATAGGACCATAGGGTATTGAAAATTGTTTTAAAGAGCTCCAATAATAACCGGCTTCTCTTACTTTTGGTCAGTTTACATAATTTAATGCCATTGTTTCACGTATAGTCCGATTTCTGTATAATCTGTTGCTTAGCCACTGCTCCGTGCATTATCCTAATATGAGCCTGGGTGGCCTATTTTCTAATAATCCTTTTCAGCCCAGACCCAATTACTCACTTAAataggacaaaaaaataaatcttgacCTGGCTTTAGTGCTATCAGGAGGAGGAATGTGTGAACAAAGAAGTCAGTTTTATTTTGTCAGACCGTTATGTTTTTTGTACCAAAAAGCCGGTCAGAACGCTGGCCCGAGAAATGACCAGATCAGATTAGTTAATCAGATTTGCCACAGAGCCTCAGGAATGTTCCCCCGCTCTCAGTACCAGGTCTTTACAAATGCAGGAAACATATCACATCAAAATATGTGTAAAAGTTTCGCTTGTACATGTTTGTAAGTTCGTTTATATTTCTagttataatgtacagtattgaATGAAAAGGATTGTTATTACCTCAGCCAGATGGTAACGAAAGACAGCTATATTAACTATACGGTTATAGTGTACTGTATTCTGTTTAAAAGACTGTTAGTACCTCAGCCAAGTGGtaaagagagacataaagactGTCATAATATTCAGAGTATTGGTTGTGAAGTAGGTTTCTGATTGTACTAATGAAGTGCTGATAAAGCTCAAAACCGTCTCCGCCGTGAAGCCGAGATGAAACCGTAAACTGACAGCAatgctttaattaaaataaagtagatCATTTAATGATATTAAATAGTCCTTCTAGAGTATTTCAGAAGGAAACtcgtgttgtttttatttttgctacaCATTATTGGTGCTTACAATTACATTACACAATCTGTAACAATCAAAATCAATAAAGTGATCAATATTTATTTGGATACTTGTTCTTATTTGATACAAGTACACTAATTggacaaaagtatgtggacacctgaataATATCCCATCTTTAGTTCTTCCCTAAATCAGAAGCCtacaattgtataaaatgtgtttgtatgctGTAGTATTATAATTTCCCTTCATTGGAACTAAGAcactattaaacattattaaagcatgacaatgcccctgtgcacaaagcacagagctccataaagacatcagtcccactgaacacctttgggatgaaccggaacaccgactgaaccccagacctccgtcatcttacatcatcagtgtctgatctcactaatgctcgtGTAACTGAAtaatcactaatccccacaaacacactccaacatctagtttAAAGACTTCACAGAAGACTGGAACAATAAACACAGGGTGAAataccaaatgaggatgagttcacttctgattcctctcaaagtttcttttcttcctcatatcatctcaggaagtttaTCCTTGCCACTCATGAcccttgctcattagggataattactattattatattatataatagggcaagtcgtggcctaatggttagagagccctaaggttgtgagttcgagtcttggccagccacgactgaggtgcccttgagcaaggcaccgaacccccaactgctccccgggtgccgcagcataaatggctgcccactgctccgggtgtgtgttcacagtgtgtgtgtgtgtgtgtgttcactgctgtgtgtgtgcactttggatgggttaaatgcagagaacaaattctgagaatgggtcaccgaacttagccacatgtcatgtcactttattaatttaaatgtcatttttattccctgttttatatttctgtatagcTGCTTGAGTCCATGCCCATTGATAtaagtgcaatacaaataagTGGAATCgaattgaatagaattaaaTACACCTGGAGTGGGATGTTCaacatgcacatatacagtaggaaACCATGATACCATGCAATCATAATACTTTCCTTTCTATAtacactgtttatttacttcCTCTTCTTCGGTCCATGACACTGGCATCGCTCTCGAAACTGAACACACATTAAAGTATTATAACTTATTATAAACAGTGGGGACACAAGGTATTAAATCTGTTTGAAAACtcatttgattcatttgtcCTGAGTTTTACAATTCGTAATTAATTTAGACGATGGGACATCCTTTTATCCATATTTAAAATACTCTGCATTCATAATTTCAGACTTTcaaccaagaaaaaaaacacagaggccCAAATTCAGCGAGCGACATCAAACCAAAATGGCGGCTCATGCaggaaaagtaaacaaaacagtTGTGCTTACATTTAAACGAGCTATCATTTACATACAAGCGTTTTCTTTCGATTAATCAGTACAGACAGATTCATTCAcatgttaaatctataacagaTATTTCAGGATTAAAATATACATCAGtctttatacatatatacatacaaaatatACATTCGTACTTTTTGATGATCTCTTTCATCAGAACATGTTTTAGAGGCAGTAAAAGCGCAGTAAAGCACTTACGTcacaaaacaataaattcatttttaaaaaaaatcttttttttaagtaaatgtgggacaaaacaaataaaaaacaattgaCAGTctttagagataaaaaaaaatccttaatgttttaattaattattacatattaaaatttTAGGGTATTTGCAGAGATCGTGAGAAAACTAAGTCGGTAAAatgacaaaacaagaaataaataataataataataataataataataataataataataataatattaataataataatgtatggCGTCATAGGACTTCGTACGTCTGTGTTTCTCCCCTTTAAAACTGGGGTTTTAAACTAGCATGACATATCTTCCCAATCCACTAGAGGGCGCCATGACCTCATTTAATTGTACTCTGTATCGATATCCAGAAAGAAACCTGACATACATGTGAAGCAAAGGAAATAAATGTCTTTGTGTATTAATTATTATCTTGTATTGATTATTTTGATGTTTTCCAGCCACTGGACTGTCACACAGTGTCAAAACCTTTACTTTTTAAACGTATGAAGTGAGTAATAAGAAGAGTTGAGTTGAGGCAGTTATGTTAGCAGGAAAAACATGACGTAAGTAGTTTAATGGTGTGTGAAATGCTGTTTTAAATAAAGGCTgggaattgaaaaaaaaaatctaacaccAGTCTCAAAACAAATgaccccccccaaaaaaagtgATCACTAATACACTAATTGGACAAAAGTATGCGGACACCTGAATAATACCCCATCTTTAGTTCTTCCCTAAACTCTTACCACCAAATCTGAAGCCtacaattgtataaaatgtctttgtatgctgtagtatTATAATTTCCCTTCATTGGATCTAAGACACTCAGACATTATTaaagcatgacaatgcccctgtgcacaaagcacagagctccataaAGACATCAGTTCCACTGAACAGCTTTGGGATGAACCAGGAACAccgactgcaccccagacctccgtCATcttacatcagtgtctgatctcaccaaTGCTGGTGTAACTGAATAATCACTATGTGTGGAGCAGGAAAAACATGATGTGTAGCTTGTGAGTAGTTGTTTGTGAAATGCTGTTTTAAATAAAGGCTgggaactaaaataaaaaattatctcACACCTGTCTCAAAACAAATGATTGTAACCCTAAAGGATTACACAACAAACAGGTAGGAGTGGCAAGGTTTGACTGACTTTACAGCCTGGTAAAGTATGCAACCTGTAAGTATGCAACCAAAACATTGACAGACGAGTCACACAGGGTGGTGGCAGTGACATGAGACTGCAATCCTAATGTCACTCAGGCTACGGGTAAGACACCATTTTCTGACCAATACTAGTATATTGTGTTAAACAGGGCAAATTAGTGGTGTTGGATGTATGTACATTAAAGCAAGACATAATCTGAGGCTAAGAGATAATCATTTAAGAGGTGTATCCCATTTTAAATGAACTAACACATCATAATACACAAATCattctgtatataaatgtacTGCTTCTTAACGTGAGTAGCCAAGATACTGTAAGAGACTGGGGTAGTATTGGGTTAATACTGAAACTGGCTTTCTTATTGCATTTATTCCTGCTTGTTGTTTCCTGACGCGCATATTTCTCTTAGTGTCAGAGGCGTGACCTGGAATGTGTCTTCCTGTtagtgagatagatagatagatagatagatagatagatagatagatagatagatagatagatagatagatagatacatacatacatacatacatacatacatacatacatacatacatacatacatagatagacagacagacagacagacagacagacagacagacagacagacagacagacagacagataggtagacagacagacagacagacagacagacagacagacagacagacagatagatagatagatagatagatagatagacagacagacagacagacagacagacagatagatagacagacagacagacagacagacagatagatagatagatagatagatagatagatagatagatagatagatagatagatagatagatagatagatagatacatacatacatagatagacagacagacagacagacagacagacagacagacagataggtagacagacagacagacagacagacagacagatagatagatagatagatagatagatagatagatagatagatagatagatagatagacagacagacagacagacagacagacagacagatagacagacagacagacagacagacagacagacagatagatagatagatagatagatagatagatagatagatagacagacagacagacagacagacagacagacagacagacagatagatagatagatagatagatagatagatagatagatagatagatagatagatagatagatagatagatagacaaacaggcagacagatagatagatagatagatagatagatagatagatagatagatagatagatagatagatagatagatagatagatagatagatagatagacaaacaggcagatagatagatagatagatagatagatagatagatagatagatagatagatagatagatagatagatagatagatagatagatagatagatacatacatacatacatacatacatacatacatacatacatagacagacagacagacagacagacagacagacagacagacagacagataggtagacagacagacagacagacagacagacagatagatagatagatagatagatagatagatagatagatagatagatagacagacagacagacagacagacagatagatagatagatagatagatagatagatagatagatagatagatagatagatagatagacagacagacagacagacagacagacagacagacagatagatagatagatagatagatagatagatagatagatagatagatagatagatagatagatagacaaacaggcagacagacagatagatagatagatagatagatagatagatagatagatagatagatagatagatagatagatagatagatagatagacagacagatagatagacagacagacagacagacacatggagCAACATGTCTGACAGGAGGATAAGTACCATAAGGACAGGACAATAAATACAGACAACAGACGATATACACCACAATAAGACTATAATAGTATAAAACTATACAACAGACAAAATGGTAAACAAATTACACAGAAAACTTTAAACACAGATAAAGACCAAAACTCAGTGAGTAAAACTACCTCGAATGACCAAACTGAACCCTCTGAACATGGTCGCAGTTCGTAAGCAGCCAGATTTAGAGCCGAGTCTGAAGCAATTTCTCTGGACTTGTTTGTAACTGTAGAAATGTTGTTGCTTTGTTATTAACATTTATGACTTTAGTGACTTATTGACTTATATGACTTATTGCACCAGCACAAGATGTGTGTAGAAATGAACAGTATGAAGTTAAAGTGGTCACAAAGTTTTTTTATCTTATGTGACTGACTATAACAGAGTTCTCTCTGCTTTGGATGGGTTTTGTGTAGTCAGACCACAGGCTGTATGGAGTGCCATGGCTGCAGACTCGGGTTGGATGTCAGGCCACACTTCCTCCATAGACAACACTATTCTCTCCATCCTCTTCCTCGTTGTCTACGTCatactctacacactctgtagCACCTGTTTCAggtaataaaaatgatttaacccTGGGTGTGtatttgggataaaaaaacCAACACAATACTCTGCACTACATGCTTTGATCAGCCGAATCAGGTCTGTGAGAAACTCTGTCAGAGCACCGGGAAGTCCCTGAGGGCCTCCGAGAACCGGACAGGAAGCGCTTCTTTAATCTTAATGgctcatagatagatagatagatagatagatagatagatagatagatagatagatagatagatagatagatagatagatagatagatagatagatagatagatagatagagtagacaaacagatagatagatagatagatagatagatagatagatagatagatagatagatagatagatagatagatagatagatagatagatagatagatagatagatagattagatagacaaacatagatagatagatagatagatagatagatagatagatagatagatagatagatagatagatagatagatagatagatagatagatagatagatggatggatagacaaacatagatagatagatagatagatagatagatagatagatagatagatagatagatagatagatagatagatagagtagacaaacagatagatagatagatagatagatagatagatagatagatagatagatagatagatagatagatagatagatagatagatagatagagtagacaaacagatgatagatagatagatagatagatagatagatagatagatagatagatagatagatagatagatagatagatagatagatagatagatagatagatagatagatagatagacaaacagatagatagatagatagatagatagatagatagatagatagatagatagatagatagatagatagatagatagatagatagatagataaacaaatagatagatagatagatagatagatagatagatagatagatagatagatagatagatagatagatagatagatagatagatagatagatagatagataaatagataatgGCTCCTTGAGCTGGATCAGGGGGAGATTTTCTTCCTTTGGCATTTTGaagggttgttgttgttgtgtaaaaGTTGAcattacagcagcagctcttaTGACCATAATACAATGataaaaattcttcttcttcctctttttttttttacatcattttccaTATTTCCAACACTATAAAAAATTAGCCATAGATAATTCTGcatatatttacacaaaagTACAGAAATATGTTTACAGGAAATGATTGAAaggttttatacattttacagtgtattattatattacattatattacatttgctTATTCTGTTGAAGCTGTACTTTATCTGTAGAGACTCACAGCTGAGACGGTTCATCTGTCTGAGTGTTGATTTTATAGTACTTTACTAACTGCAGGGTTGCCAGTCTTTTTAATGCGAGTTCATTCAGAGCTAGAGGCCGGAGAATCAGTGTGAGCCAGTCGAGCTTGTTTTGGTGATTCAGTAGTTAAGGCTGTGTGACACAGATTAGAAGGTCATGTGTTCAAATCCCTGCAATTCAAAGCTGCAGTGGTTGAGTCCCTGAGATGGTAAACTTTCAGCTCGGTTGTATTCTGCATCATGAGCTATTCTCGTCTCCtccctgcatgtgtgtgtgtgtgtgtgtgtgtgtgtgtgtgtgtgtgtgtgtgtgtgtgtgtgtggcgtttgcatgttctccctctgcctcacgtgtattctggtcacgtcatgtgacgtcacgtgaaaatcagaAATttgaacaacatggacatgtgacatatcaaaacactcagcacaatgaggggaactgccccacgggtattcggatcacgtcacatgctcatgtccgctcgcctccaaaagtattggcaccccagcggtccagtagctttcacaatctttctgtccgcttgcctccaaaagtaacactatCCTTATGTCcattcgcctccaaaaagcaccggctacttgcaccgtcaaagccaacatcaaagtttgtcgcgacgaactttacaaatctagttaacatttgttttttcaaaGAAGATTTTAACTTTCTGTTAGATGTTTTTTTCAGTACTTTTAAGAAATGATCCCAGTTTGCACTGACATTTTATTCCTTGCATTTTTAAGTGACTTTTTATGTTCTGACGTTCCTCTTTATGCCTCTTTATTCACCCGTTTAGGCAAAAATGACCCAGAGGATCGATTTAATTTCGAAATATTTAAACTCTTTAAAAACACCCTCACCACATCTACTGTAATGACTCATCTTTTGTTGTTCTGTAGATTAGCTTTGTCAACAATATAAGCATTCTATTTCTAGACATTCATTAAGCGTTACATTTCATCTAGTGAGACTCCAGAGTGTCCGGAGGAGAAAGAAAAtccctcatctctctcactgATGGTAAGTGAACTGTGCTGTAAACCCTGTATTCATATAACACGGATAACAAAATACTAATGATATGGCCTTCATATAAAGTGTTATAACTACAGGATAACCATATTAAAGCTAACATCTAACATATGTATCTAAAAGTATTTGCACCCCTaaccatcacactcatatgttGTTTTTCATTAAAGTGCTTTGTATTATGAAgctttacaatttcccttcacagGAATTAATTCataatcactgatcaccgtCACTCTCAACAACCGAGCACTGATTGCATTTGTCTCTGTACGATGTAGCATTAGAGTTTCCCTTCACTCGAACTAAGAGAATCGGACACTGTTCCAGCGTGACGTTGTccttgtgcacaaagcacagagctccatgaagacacggtgtgttaatgttggagtagaagaactcgagtttcctgcacagagccctgactctgactcaaccccactgaacacctttgtgatgaactggaacacagactgaaccccagacctcctcactcttataccatcagtgtctgatctcactaatgctcttgtagctgaatgatcactaatccccccacacacactccaacatcagtgtctgatctcactaatgctcctgtagctgaatcatcactaatcaccaaacacacactccaacatcagtgtctgatctcactaatgctcttgtagctgaatgatcactaatccccccacacacactccaacatcagtgtctgatctcactaatgctcttgtagctgaatgatcactaatccccacacacacacacactccaacatcagtgtctgatctcactaatgctcctgtagctgaatgatcactaatccccacacacacactccaacatcagtgtctgatctcactaatgctcttgtagctgaatgatcactaatcccccccccacactccaacatcagtgtctgatctcactaatgctcctgtagctgaatgatcactaatcccccccacacacacactccaacatcagtgtctgatctcactaatgctcttgtagctgaatcatcactaatccccacacacactccaacatcagtgtctgatctcactaatgctcttgtagctgaatgatcactaatcaccacacacacactccaacatcagtgtctgatctcactaatgctcctgtagctgaatcatcactaatcaccaaacacacactccaacatcagtgtctgatctcactaatgctcctgtagctgaatgatcactaatcccacacacacactccaacatcagtgtctgatctcactaatgctcctgtagctgaatgatcactaatccccccacacacactccaacatcagtgtctgatctcactaatgctcctgtagctgaatgatcactaatcaccaaacacacactccaacatctagtgttAAGACTTCACATAAGACCGGAGCGCGTTATAACAGATTGGAATAAACTGCAATAAGATTTAACAAACACACGCGCAGTACCGGTGTGATGGTCAGGCGTCAAGATTATTTTAATGGTAATAACAGGAAGCAACCATCTTGTGTTATAATGTAGTAAACTGCTAAACATTTAGTTAAGTAAAGTATATGTATAAACGTTTAGTTAGGTAAAGTATATTATTGCataatttaacaaatttaaatttgtcctggggggacacggtggcttagtggttagcacgttcgcctcacacctccagggtcgggggttcgattcccgcc
Protein-coding regions in this window:
- the paqr8 gene encoding membrane progestin receptor beta, whose product is MSSGVLGRLSNMTINIKQLVGLPRLSPSLHSLPSPQATVGATNVPGLFREPYIHSGYRPVGQPWHCYALSLFQSHNELLNVWSHLLAVPVVLLRFWLFAATGSLTLDASSLPLCLYILSSLTYLTCSTVAHLLQSHSELSHYSLFFLDYVGVAVYQYGSALAHYFYCSEEEWRQSLVGALFLPGAALLGWVSCASCCFAKLRYRRPYPLHRKIFQIVPTGMAYILDISPVALRLASRHCREPVLVLHALQVAFFLLAAFFFSCPVPERFFPGKCDIVGQGHQIFHIFLVMCTMCQMEAVFKDFSVQKSSIVKVHGEFSIWLAAGFFFILVLCSMLTAARMRQSVQRHLQKERMKSE